A genomic window from Mycobacteriales bacterium includes:
- a CDS encoding enoyl-CoA hydratase/isomerase family protein, which translates to MTEPLRVDRRDAVTVLTLNVPERRNAMTAELTAAWVAAVDALRADTVTRAVVVTGEGSAFCAGGDLSWIGESPDLTVMAVRERMLPFYRQWLSVRDLPVPVIAAVNGPAVGAGLCLALACDIRYAARDAVFSAPFARLGMHPGMAATYLLPEVVGLARARELLLTGRRVGADEAERLGLVSAVSDDVLATALEAAEGIAASAPIAVRLTKAALAHAPHQSLDAALDWEGLAQPLTLTSADLREGLAAQAERRTPRFTGS; encoded by the coding sequence ATGACCGAGCCGCTCCGCGTCGACCGCCGCGACGCCGTCACCGTCCTCACGCTGAACGTCCCCGAGCGCCGCAACGCGATGACCGCCGAGCTGACCGCCGCCTGGGTCGCCGCGGTCGACGCGCTGCGGGCCGACACCGTCACCCGGGCGGTCGTGGTGACCGGCGAAGGGAGCGCGTTCTGCGCGGGCGGGGACCTGTCGTGGATCGGCGAGTCGCCGGACCTCACGGTGATGGCGGTGCGCGAGCGGATGCTGCCGTTCTACCGGCAGTGGCTGTCGGTCCGGGACCTGCCGGTGCCGGTGATCGCGGCCGTCAACGGCCCCGCCGTCGGTGCCGGCCTCTGCCTCGCCCTGGCCTGCGACATCCGCTACGCCGCGCGCGACGCCGTGTTCTCGGCGCCGTTCGCGCGGCTCGGGATGCACCCGGGCATGGCGGCGACGTACCTGCTGCCGGAGGTGGTCGGCCTGGCCCGCGCGCGCGAGCTGCTGCTGACCGGCCGCCGCGTCGGCGCCGACGAGGCGGAGCGCCTCGGCCTCGTGAGCGCCGTGTCGGACGACGTGCTGGCGACCGCGCTCGAGGCGGCGGAGGGGATCGCCGCGAGCGCGCCGATCGCGGTGCGGCTCACCAAGGCGGCGCTGGCGCACGCGCCGCACCAGAGCCTCGACGCCGCGCTGGACTGGGAGGGGCTGGCGCAGCCGCTCACGCTGACGAGCGCGGACCTGCGCGAGGGGCTGGCCGCCCAGGCGGAACGCCGTACCCCCCGGTTCACCGGCTCCTGA
- a CDS encoding S8 family serine peptidase: MRRVPALALALACAGPAVTAPAPLAAARQVVVVSPSGSVADAAGVVTRAGGRVVARLPLAGAVVARVRGTLPPPVVVAEDRTLRVAGLTADATGASTVRSTLGLAATGTEGAGVTVALVDTGVADVADLPRVEHADVTGTGGGDAYGHGTFMAGLIAGNGASSGGRYTGIAPGARLLDVKVADGTGATTLSTVLRGLEVVAARPDVKVLNLSLSSGSPLPWQLDPLTRALDALWRRGVTVVVPSGNDGPDARTIASPGVDPTLLTVAAVDENGTADRSDDTVPGWSSRGPAPQDVAKPDLAAPGAHVVSLRAPGSAVDAANPDARVENAYFRGSGTSMATAVTSGAVAALLSARGWLAPDAVKNAVTTSTYDAPGLASYDAAGTGGLDLAAAYDAKVRHARLVRAGRAGGDQELAFAELARAWAAGDYDAAARAWALLDPQARAWAARAWAAFVWQRANSWSTSEWMGRAWAARAWAADDEWLGRAWAARAWADTDWAGRAWSARAWAARAWSDGSWSARAWSDDDWAGRAWAADGWAARAWTGRAWTGDDWAGRSWSARGWAAASWGP, encoded by the coding sequence ATGCGCCGCGTTCCCGCCCTCGCGCTGGCACTCGCCTGCGCCGGGCCGGCGGTGACCGCGCCGGCGCCGCTCGCCGCGGCCCGGCAGGTCGTCGTGGTGTCCCCGTCCGGGTCCGTCGCGGACGCCGCCGGCGTGGTGACGCGGGCCGGCGGCCGGGTCGTGGCGCGGCTGCCGCTCGCGGGGGCGGTCGTGGCGCGGGTGCGGGGGACGTTGCCGCCGCCGGTCGTCGTCGCGGAGGACCGGACGCTGCGCGTGGCCGGGCTCACCGCCGACGCCACGGGCGCGTCCACGGTGCGCTCGACACTCGGCCTGGCCGCGACCGGCACCGAGGGCGCGGGCGTGACCGTCGCGCTGGTCGACACCGGCGTCGCCGACGTCGCCGACCTGCCGCGGGTGGAGCACGCCGACGTCACCGGCACGGGCGGCGGCGACGCGTACGGGCACGGGACGTTCATGGCGGGGCTCATCGCCGGCAACGGTGCCTCCTCCGGCGGCCGGTACACCGGCATCGCGCCCGGCGCGCGGCTGCTCGACGTCAAGGTCGCCGACGGCACCGGCGCGACGACGCTGTCGACGGTGCTGCGCGGGCTCGAGGTCGTCGCCGCGCGCCCGGACGTGAAGGTGCTCAACCTCTCGCTCTCCTCCGGCAGCCCGCTGCCGTGGCAGCTCGACCCGCTCACCCGGGCGCTGGACGCACTGTGGCGGCGCGGGGTGACCGTCGTCGTGCCCAGCGGCAACGACGGCCCGGACGCGCGCACGATCGCCTCGCCGGGCGTCGACCCGACGCTGCTCACCGTCGCCGCCGTGGACGAGAACGGCACCGCCGACCGTTCCGACGACACCGTGCCGGGGTGGTCCTCGCGCGGCCCCGCGCCGCAGGACGTGGCCAAGCCGGACCTCGCCGCGCCGGGGGCGCACGTCGTCTCGCTGCGGGCGCCGGGCTCCGCCGTCGACGCCGCCAACCCGGACGCGCGCGTCGAGAACGCGTACTTCCGCGGCTCCGGCACGTCGATGGCGACCGCCGTCACCTCCGGCGCGGTCGCGGCGCTGCTGTCGGCCCGCGGCTGGCTCGCACCGGACGCCGTCAAGAACGCCGTCACCACGTCGACTTACGACGCGCCGGGGCTGGCGTCGTACGACGCCGCCGGGACCGGCGGGCTCGACCTCGCGGCGGCGTACGACGCGAAGGTGCGGCACGCGCGGCTCGTCCGCGCCGGGCGGGCCGGCGGCGACCAGGAGCTGGCGTTCGCCGAGCTGGCGCGGGCCTGGGCGGCCGGGGATTACGACGCGGCCGCGCGGGCCTGGGCGCTGCTCGACCCGCAGGCGCGGGCGTGGGCGGCGCGGGCATGGGCGGCGTTCGTGTGGCAGCGCGCGAACTCGTGGAGCACCAGCGAGTGGATGGGCCGGGCGTGGGCGGCGCGCGCCTGGGCCGCGGACGACGAGTGGCTGGGCCGGGCGTGGGCCGCCCGGGCCTGGGCCGACACCGACTGGGCCGGGCGCGCCTGGTCCGCCCGGGCCTGGGCCGCGCGGGCCTGGTCCGACGGCTCGTGGTCGGCGCGCGCCTGGTCCGACGACGACTGGGCGGGCCGCGCCTGGGCGGCCGACGGCTGGGCGGCGCGGGCGTGGACCGGGCGGGCCTGGACCGG